The stretch of DNA AGTCAATATGACTAACTAATATTTCCCCTGGTAAAGCACTAAACATTAAGTCGATTTTTTGACCAATTTTAACTAATGATGCATCACTCTCATAAACATCCATCTCTACCCAAACATCTTTTAAATCCCAAAGTTCAAAAAAGTTTTCCCCCTCTTTAAAGTACTTTCCTACTATTGCATTCTTTTTTATAACAACACCATTTGTATTTGCATGGATAGTAATAGTACGAGGCACTTTTCCATTTTTATACCAATTATCATATTGAAACTTTTTGATACCCCATAGACTAAGCTTTTTTTCACTTTCATCTAACATCTCTTTAAACAAGTTATCCTTATCTAATTCATAGCTTTTTCTAGCTATTAAATACTCTTCACCAGCAGTTATCAATTCAGGACTGTACAAATCAATAACAGGGTCATTAATCCTTACAAAGCTTCCTGTTGATTTTACATACACTTTTTCAACACGACCTTTCACTCGTGCAGGTATCTTACTTTCTGTTTGTTCAGATTGAAGTACTAAACCTAACAGCCTTATCTTCTTTGTCATTTTCATCTCACTTACAGGGAAAAAATCAGGTTTAAAGTGTTTCAACTGTGCTTTTCTGAGTTTTACATTAGCTACTACTTTTTCAGCATTTTGACTTAAATGTTTTTTGTCTGAATGTTGTACATCAGATGCATTTAGCATTTCACCATCAATTTCAATTTTTGTTAAATTCATATGACATATAGGACATTTACCTGGCTTCTTTTCTCGTATCTGAGGATGCATAGAACAAGTATAATAAACATCAGTATGATTATGTAATTCTAAATTATCAGTAGATGCGTATAATATATTTAAGCAAAAACTTATATTCAATAAAATAACAAACATTACTATATTTTTAAAAAATCTATTCATCGAACAAGTCCCCTTTTATATACTTTAGAGATACCCGTTCAAGATCTCTCTTTGACTCAAGGGCCACTTTTCTTA from Sulfurovum xiamenensis encodes:
- a CDS encoding efflux RND transporter periplasmic adaptor subunit; the encoded protein is MNRFFKNIVMFVILLNISFCLNILYASTDNLELHNHTDVYYTCSMHPQIREKKPGKCPICHMNLTKIEIDGEMLNASDVQHSDKKHLSQNAEKVVANVKLRKAQLKHFKPDFFPVSEMKMTKKIRLLGLVLQSEQTESKIPARVKGRVEKVYVKSTGSFVRINDPVIDLYSPELITAGEEYLIARKSYELDKDNLFKEMLDESEKKLSLWGIKKFQYDNWYKNGKVPRTITIHANTNGVVIKKNAIVGKYFKEGENFFELWDLKDVWVEMDVYESDASLVKIGQKIDLMFSALPGEILVSHIDFINPFLDIKSKTLKVRATIKNDLGKLRPGMVANAVLNIEMDGKSLVVPRTAIIDTGKRKVVWVKVNNRTFQAKAVLTGYESEGYIEIKNGLIKNEEVVIEGNFLLDAQAQLFGGYEDMKTTTEMIHNH